The following are encoded together in the Drosophila sechellia strain sech25 chromosome 3R, ASM438219v1, whole genome shotgun sequence genome:
- the LOC6606630 gene encoding uncharacterized protein LOC6606630 isoform X2 has protein sequence MVTCKVDSQTAVAVPKMNSVRTRGKPPAAGSNSNSNSSGFRLLDGDQLENNSSVSRNSIYKLKIDLMFDDSRSMRSSRLDDPRGSHRTRSIIMYGRSELASTSGDTPRSLSSFLQDNQQAMGQGQGQSAKVLAEAAKKDVQRISNSVQAQIEQLFTDVAKDATSSFDVTCLGSLPLKDKVTSLQGLQEPLRQLYLSEVTKKKLNSGSLDICATGLRVKISALAISNGAAAPEENEALITPFHNIAVWSAVKFVISDDDGGAAFLPLITDPENIDKTALFQPLSSSEQLAVEHSIHVHAPIFAVVMRSASSPKVLECHGFICKSTEDAIVIAATLYQSLMAHVSSSSRRSTQRRAPRQQNGVSCISIASSSALASSNYLSRSQIVPSASGRRSSFRGSAGGAPSRSGRKKRVSNSSLSSHSNVINETAELETSTEERRRKSHKSKRAPPVPSTVPGLGNHRSGGGGGPSQSGSIVCGNGHVTRLHQSAHHGKKSSVGSELSATVDVAPANGDILTRVAIPRSGSFLNTGGLTRYKSRAARRHSGKLGGGGGGGGGSPLGFSELFNEFRLHENLHSLDDILYAIIDADGMSFNDLKPIYKEFLLKLAVTLTQDELFQRSKNIMRRQKKKKQKRKASVNGSQKKAKTSFFGTKSLKKVLQLGQFRSCRVKLAKPTVKESTLDSKGKPRISEPIIIGPPINHSHAQQQHQRNRAATSGSDVSVVRNEHTQGLNRNSSSGYVSCSECSYDSESCACASADRCYCSLRTEHLNHKLRQKNERTMALASPTRKTANGAVLPTNAAGTAANNRHSLISCRSDDKCYCSMVEEEPASSMERDSANNSHTETTTSCDSDSCVSASKCYCKRTHRRQRSAAAAAISEDSLSQQQRKSRPSNAGAGGARKGKSAEKLGLDYELFSISGSGQPVQPHEALSVKKSVEAAAVFADMKLSQTTDIKSLCPPKGPGSRIGNGSCRSYASSRRSSYRTRESFSTDRLGGGLPPPMPLGKGMGLAGGGSADNLLANLKAIEAKAASIRSSASRSRMGSYQSMRAVSASLEDSLGYLP, from the exons ATCCATGCGAAGCAGCCGCCTTGACGATCCCCGTGGATCGCATCGCACCCGCTCCATCATCATGTATGGGCGCAGTGAGTTGGCCAGCACCTCGGGCGACACGCCGCGCTCCCTGAGCAGCTTCCTGCAGGACAACCAGCAGGCAATGGGTCAGGGTCAGGGGCAGTCAGCCAAGGTGCTGGCCGAGGCGGCCAAGAAGGACGTGCAGCGGATCAGCAACAGTGTGCAGGCCCAGATCGAGCAGCTGTTCACGGACGTGGCCAAGGATGCGACCAGCAGCTTCGATGTCACCTGCCTGGGTTCGCTGCCACTGAAGGACAAGGTGACCAGTCTGCAGGGTCTGCAGGAGCCACTGCGTCAGCTGTACCTCAGTGAGGTGACCAAGAAG AAGCTCAACTCCGGATCGCTGGATATCTGTGCCACCGGACTGAGAGTGAAGATCAGCGCTCTGGCCATCTCAAATGGAGCGGCTGCTCCGGAGGAGAACGAGGCCCTTATAACGCCCTTCCACAATATTGCCGTGTGGTCGGCGGTGAAGTTCGTCATATCCGACGACGATGGTGGTGCCGCCTTTCTGCCCCTGATCACCGATCCAGAGAATATCGACAAGACTGCCCTGTTCCAGCCACTCAG CTCCAGCGAGCAGCTGGCGGTGGAGCACAGCATCCATGTGCACGCGCCCATTTTCGCGGTGGTAATGCGGTCGGCCAGTTCGCCCAAGGTGCTCGAGTGCCATGGTTTTATCTGCAAGAGCACAGAGGACGCTATCGTGATCGCCGCCACGCTCTACCAGAGTCTGATGGCCCACGTGAGCAGCAGTTCGCGGCGGAGCACCCAGCGGAGGGCACCGCGTCAGCAAAACGGAGTAAGCTGCATCAGCATCGCCAGCAGCTCGGCATTGGCCAGCTCGAACTACCTCTCACGGTCGCAGATTGTGCCCAGTGCCTCTGGACGTCGCAGCTCCTTCCGGGGCAGTGCCGGTGGAGCTCCATCCCGTTCCGGTCGGAAGAAGCGGGTGTCCAATAGCTCTTTAAGCTCACACAGTAATGTCATCAACGAAACGGCAGAGTTGGAAACATCGACGGAGGAGCGCAGGCGCAAATCCCACAAGTCTAAGCGGGCTCCTCCGGTTCCCTCCACCGTTCCTGGTTTGGGTAACCACAGaagcggcggaggaggaggaccaTCGCAAAGTGGCAGTATAGTGTGTGGCAATGGTCATGTGACCCGGCTGCATCAAAGCGCTCATCACGGCAAGAAGTCTTCGGTGGGTTCGGAACTATCTGCCACTGTCGACGTGGCACCAGCCAACGGGGACATCCTCACGCGTGTGGCCATTCCCAGATCCGGAAGCTTTCTCAACACCGGAGGACTGACGCGCTACAAGTCGCGGGCGGCGAGACGCCATTCGGGCAAACTCGGCggcggaggcggcggcggaggagg TTCCCCACTTGGTTTCAGCGAACTGTTTAACGAATTTCGCCTGCACGAGAACCTGCACTCGCTGGACGACATCCTGTACGCCATCATCGACGCGGACGGCATGTCCTTCAACGATCTGAAGCCCATCTACAAGGAGTTCCTGCTGAAGCTAGCGGTCACACTGACCCAGGACGAGCTCTTCCAGCGCTCCAAGAATATCATGAGGCGgcagaagaaaaagaagcagaaGCGCAAGGCTAGTGTTAATGGATCACAG AAGAAGGCAAAGACGAGTTTTTTCGGCACAAAGAGTTTGAAGAAGGTGCTCCAACTGGGCCAATTTCGCTCGTGCCGCGTCAAGTTGGCCAAGCCGACGGTGAAGGAGTCCACGCTGGACAGCAAGGGCAAGCCCAGGATCAGTGAGCCCATCATCATCGGACCGCccatcaaccacagccacgcccagcagcagcaccagcggAATAGGGCGGCCACCAGCGGCTCCGATGTCTCCGTGGTGCGGAACGAACACACCCAAGGACTCAATCGAAACAGCAGCAGTGG ATACGTGTCCTGCTCGGAGTGCAGCTATGACTCCGAGTCCTGCGCCTGCGCCTCCGCCGATCGCTGCTACTGCAGCCTGCGCACGGAGCACCTGAACCACAAGCTGCGCCAGAAGAACGAACGTACCATGGCCCTGGCCTCACCCACGCGAAAGACCGCGAACGGAGCTGTCCTGCCAACCAATGCAGCTGGAACTGCAGCCAACAACCGGCACTCGTTGATCTCCTGCCGCTCGGACGACAAGTGCTACTGCTCCATGGTGGAGGAGGAGCCGGCCAGCTCGATGGAACGCGACTCGGCCAACAACTCGCACACGGAAACCACTACATCCTGTGACTCCGACAGCTGTGTGAGCGCCAGCAAGTGCTACTGCAAGCGAACCCATCGTCGCCAGCGATCCGCGGCGGCCGCAGCCATCAGCGAGGATTCCctgtcgcagcagcagcgcaaATCCCGCCCAAGCAACGCAGGAGCAGGAGGGGCACGCAAGGGAAAGTCTGCGGAGAAGTTGGGCCTGGACTATGAGCTCTTTAGCATCAGCGGAAGCGGTCAACCGGTGCAACCGCACGAGGCATTGAGCGTGAAGAAGAGCGTTGAGGCGGCAGCGGTCTTTGCGGACATGAAGCTCAGCCAGACGACGGACATTAAGAGCCTGTGCCCACCGAAGGGTCCGGGATCGAGGATTGGCAATGGTAGCTGCCGATCGTACGCCTCCTCCAGAAGGTCCTCGTACCGCACCCGCGAATCCTTCAGCACGGATCGTTTGGGCGGAGGTCTCCCACCGCCCATGCCTCTGGGCAAGGGCATGGGTTTGGCGGGCGGAGGAAGTGCCGACAATCTGCTCGCGAATCTAAAGGCCATTGAGGCCAAGGCCGCCTCCATACGCAGCAGCGCCAGCAGGAGCCGCATGGGCAGCTATCAGTCGATGCGCGCGGTCAGCGCCTCGTTAGAGGATTCGCTGGGTTACTTGCCATAG
- the LOC6606630 gene encoding uncharacterized protein LOC6606630 isoform X1, protein MVTCKVDSQTAVAVPKMNSVRTRGKPPAAGSNSNSNSSGFRLLDGDQLENNSSVSRNSIYKLKIDLMFDDSRSMRSSRLDDPRGSHRTRSIIMYGRSELASTSGDTPRSLSSFLQDNQQAMGQGQGQSAKVLAEAAKKDVQRISNSVQAQIEQLFTDVAKDATSSFDVTCLGSLPLKDKVTSLQGLQEPLRQLYLSEVTKKKLNSGSLDICATGLRVKISALAISNGAAAPEENEALITPFHNIAVWSAVKFVISDDDGGAAFLPLITDPENIDKTALFQPLSSSEQLAVEHSIHVHAPIFAVVMRSASSPKVLECHGFICKSTEDAIVIAATLYQSLMAHVSSSSRRSTQRRAPRQQNGVSCISIASSSALASSNYLSRSQIVPSASGRRSSFRGSAGGAPSRSGRKKRVSNSSLSSHSNVINETAELETSTEERRRKSHKSKRAPPVPSTVPGLGNHRSGGGGGPSQSGSIVCGNGHVTRLHQSAHHGKKSSVGSELSATVDVAPANGDILTRVAIPRSGSFLNTGGLTRYKSRAARRHSGKLGGGGGGGGGFGLVDWHRLNCASSSPLGFSELFNEFRLHENLHSLDDILYAIIDADGMSFNDLKPIYKEFLLKLAVTLTQDELFQRSKNIMRRQKKKKQKRKASVNGSQKKAKTSFFGTKSLKKVLQLGQFRSCRVKLAKPTVKESTLDSKGKPRISEPIIIGPPINHSHAQQQHQRNRAATSGSDVSVVRNEHTQGLNRNSSSGYVSCSECSYDSESCACASADRCYCSLRTEHLNHKLRQKNERTMALASPTRKTANGAVLPTNAAGTAANNRHSLISCRSDDKCYCSMVEEEPASSMERDSANNSHTETTTSCDSDSCVSASKCYCKRTHRRQRSAAAAAISEDSLSQQQRKSRPSNAGAGGARKGKSAEKLGLDYELFSISGSGQPVQPHEALSVKKSVEAAAVFADMKLSQTTDIKSLCPPKGPGSRIGNGSCRSYASSRRSSYRTRESFSTDRLGGGLPPPMPLGKGMGLAGGGSADNLLANLKAIEAKAASIRSSASRSRMGSYQSMRAVSASLEDSLGYLP, encoded by the exons ATCCATGCGAAGCAGCCGCCTTGACGATCCCCGTGGATCGCATCGCACCCGCTCCATCATCATGTATGGGCGCAGTGAGTTGGCCAGCACCTCGGGCGACACGCCGCGCTCCCTGAGCAGCTTCCTGCAGGACAACCAGCAGGCAATGGGTCAGGGTCAGGGGCAGTCAGCCAAGGTGCTGGCCGAGGCGGCCAAGAAGGACGTGCAGCGGATCAGCAACAGTGTGCAGGCCCAGATCGAGCAGCTGTTCACGGACGTGGCCAAGGATGCGACCAGCAGCTTCGATGTCACCTGCCTGGGTTCGCTGCCACTGAAGGACAAGGTGACCAGTCTGCAGGGTCTGCAGGAGCCACTGCGTCAGCTGTACCTCAGTGAGGTGACCAAGAAG AAGCTCAACTCCGGATCGCTGGATATCTGTGCCACCGGACTGAGAGTGAAGATCAGCGCTCTGGCCATCTCAAATGGAGCGGCTGCTCCGGAGGAGAACGAGGCCCTTATAACGCCCTTCCACAATATTGCCGTGTGGTCGGCGGTGAAGTTCGTCATATCCGACGACGATGGTGGTGCCGCCTTTCTGCCCCTGATCACCGATCCAGAGAATATCGACAAGACTGCCCTGTTCCAGCCACTCAG CTCCAGCGAGCAGCTGGCGGTGGAGCACAGCATCCATGTGCACGCGCCCATTTTCGCGGTGGTAATGCGGTCGGCCAGTTCGCCCAAGGTGCTCGAGTGCCATGGTTTTATCTGCAAGAGCACAGAGGACGCTATCGTGATCGCCGCCACGCTCTACCAGAGTCTGATGGCCCACGTGAGCAGCAGTTCGCGGCGGAGCACCCAGCGGAGGGCACCGCGTCAGCAAAACGGAGTAAGCTGCATCAGCATCGCCAGCAGCTCGGCATTGGCCAGCTCGAACTACCTCTCACGGTCGCAGATTGTGCCCAGTGCCTCTGGACGTCGCAGCTCCTTCCGGGGCAGTGCCGGTGGAGCTCCATCCCGTTCCGGTCGGAAGAAGCGGGTGTCCAATAGCTCTTTAAGCTCACACAGTAATGTCATCAACGAAACGGCAGAGTTGGAAACATCGACGGAGGAGCGCAGGCGCAAATCCCACAAGTCTAAGCGGGCTCCTCCGGTTCCCTCCACCGTTCCTGGTTTGGGTAACCACAGaagcggcggaggaggaggaccaTCGCAAAGTGGCAGTATAGTGTGTGGCAATGGTCATGTGACCCGGCTGCATCAAAGCGCTCATCACGGCAAGAAGTCTTCGGTGGGTTCGGAACTATCTGCCACTGTCGACGTGGCACCAGCCAACGGGGACATCCTCACGCGTGTGGCCATTCCCAGATCCGGAAGCTTTCTCAACACCGGAGGACTGACGCGCTACAAGTCGCGGGCGGCGAGACGCCATTCGGGCAAACTCGGCggcggaggcggcggcggaggagg GTTTGGTCTGGTTGATTGGCATCGCTTGAATTGTGCTTCTAGTTCCCCACTTGGTTTCAGCGAACTGTTTAACGAATTTCGCCTGCACGAGAACCTGCACTCGCTGGACGACATCCTGTACGCCATCATCGACGCGGACGGCATGTCCTTCAACGATCTGAAGCCCATCTACAAGGAGTTCCTGCTGAAGCTAGCGGTCACACTGACCCAGGACGAGCTCTTCCAGCGCTCCAAGAATATCATGAGGCGgcagaagaaaaagaagcagaaGCGCAAGGCTAGTGTTAATGGATCACAG AAGAAGGCAAAGACGAGTTTTTTCGGCACAAAGAGTTTGAAGAAGGTGCTCCAACTGGGCCAATTTCGCTCGTGCCGCGTCAAGTTGGCCAAGCCGACGGTGAAGGAGTCCACGCTGGACAGCAAGGGCAAGCCCAGGATCAGTGAGCCCATCATCATCGGACCGCccatcaaccacagccacgcccagcagcagcaccagcggAATAGGGCGGCCACCAGCGGCTCCGATGTCTCCGTGGTGCGGAACGAACACACCCAAGGACTCAATCGAAACAGCAGCAGTGG ATACGTGTCCTGCTCGGAGTGCAGCTATGACTCCGAGTCCTGCGCCTGCGCCTCCGCCGATCGCTGCTACTGCAGCCTGCGCACGGAGCACCTGAACCACAAGCTGCGCCAGAAGAACGAACGTACCATGGCCCTGGCCTCACCCACGCGAAAGACCGCGAACGGAGCTGTCCTGCCAACCAATGCAGCTGGAACTGCAGCCAACAACCGGCACTCGTTGATCTCCTGCCGCTCGGACGACAAGTGCTACTGCTCCATGGTGGAGGAGGAGCCGGCCAGCTCGATGGAACGCGACTCGGCCAACAACTCGCACACGGAAACCACTACATCCTGTGACTCCGACAGCTGTGTGAGCGCCAGCAAGTGCTACTGCAAGCGAACCCATCGTCGCCAGCGATCCGCGGCGGCCGCAGCCATCAGCGAGGATTCCctgtcgcagcagcagcgcaaATCCCGCCCAAGCAACGCAGGAGCAGGAGGGGCACGCAAGGGAAAGTCTGCGGAGAAGTTGGGCCTGGACTATGAGCTCTTTAGCATCAGCGGAAGCGGTCAACCGGTGCAACCGCACGAGGCATTGAGCGTGAAGAAGAGCGTTGAGGCGGCAGCGGTCTTTGCGGACATGAAGCTCAGCCAGACGACGGACATTAAGAGCCTGTGCCCACCGAAGGGTCCGGGATCGAGGATTGGCAATGGTAGCTGCCGATCGTACGCCTCCTCCAGAAGGTCCTCGTACCGCACCCGCGAATCCTTCAGCACGGATCGTTTGGGCGGAGGTCTCCCACCGCCCATGCCTCTGGGCAAGGGCATGGGTTTGGCGGGCGGAGGAAGTGCCGACAATCTGCTCGCGAATCTAAAGGCCATTGAGGCCAAGGCCGCCTCCATACGCAGCAGCGCCAGCAGGAGCCGCATGGGCAGCTATCAGTCGATGCGCGCGGTCAGCGCCTCGTTAGAGGATTCGCTGGGTTACTTGCCATAG
- the LOC6606630 gene encoding uncharacterized protein LOC6606630 isoform X4, with protein MRSSRLDDPRGSHRTRSIIMYGRSELASTSGDTPRSLSSFLQDNQQAMGQGQGQSAKVLAEAAKKDVQRISNSVQAQIEQLFTDVAKDATSSFDVTCLGSLPLKDKVTSLQGLQEPLRQLYLSEVTKKKLNSGSLDICATGLRVKISALAISNGAAAPEENEALITPFHNIAVWSAVKFVISDDDGGAAFLPLITDPENIDKTALFQPLSSSEQLAVEHSIHVHAPIFAVVMRSASSPKVLECHGFICKSTEDAIVIAATLYQSLMAHVSSSSRRSTQRRAPRQQNGVSCISIASSSALASSNYLSRSQIVPSASGRRSSFRGSAGGAPSRSGRKKRVSNSSLSSHSNVINETAELETSTEERRRKSHKSKRAPPVPSTVPGLGNHRSGGGGGPSQSGSIVCGNGHVTRLHQSAHHGKKSSVGSELSATVDVAPANGDILTRVAIPRSGSFLNTGGLTRYKSRAARRHSGKLGGGGGGGGGFGLVDWHRLNCASSSPLGFSELFNEFRLHENLHSLDDILYAIIDADGMSFNDLKPIYKEFLLKLAVTLTQDELFQRSKNIMRRQKKKKQKRKASVNGSQKKAKTSFFGTKSLKKVLQLGQFRSCRVKLAKPTVKESTLDSKGKPRISEPIIIGPPINHSHAQQQHQRNRAATSGSDVSVVRNEHTQGLNRNSSSGYVSCSECSYDSESCACASADRCYCSLRTEHLNHKLRQKNERTMALASPTRKTANGAVLPTNAAGTAANNRHSLISCRSDDKCYCSMVEEEPASSMERDSANNSHTETTTSCDSDSCVSASKCYCKRTHRRQRSAAAAAISEDSLSQQQRKSRPSNAGAGGARKGKSAEKLGLDYELFSISGSGQPVQPHEALSVKKSVEAAAVFADMKLSQTTDIKSLCPPKGPGSRIGNGSCRSYASSRRSSYRTRESFSTDRLGGGLPPPMPLGKGMGLAGGGSADNLLANLKAIEAKAASIRSSASRSRMGSYQSMRAVSASLEDSLGYLP; from the exons ATGCGAAGCAGCCGCCTTGACGATCCCCGTGGATCGCATCGCACCCGCTCCATCATCATGTATGGGCGCAGTGAGTTGGCCAGCACCTCGGGCGACACGCCGCGCTCCCTGAGCAGCTTCCTGCAGGACAACCAGCAGGCAATGGGTCAGGGTCAGGGGCAGTCAGCCAAGGTGCTGGCCGAGGCGGCCAAGAAGGACGTGCAGCGGATCAGCAACAGTGTGCAGGCCCAGATCGAGCAGCTGTTCACGGACGTGGCCAAGGATGCGACCAGCAGCTTCGATGTCACCTGCCTGGGTTCGCTGCCACTGAAGGACAAGGTGACCAGTCTGCAGGGTCTGCAGGAGCCACTGCGTCAGCTGTACCTCAGTGAGGTGACCAAGAAG AAGCTCAACTCCGGATCGCTGGATATCTGTGCCACCGGACTGAGAGTGAAGATCAGCGCTCTGGCCATCTCAAATGGAGCGGCTGCTCCGGAGGAGAACGAGGCCCTTATAACGCCCTTCCACAATATTGCCGTGTGGTCGGCGGTGAAGTTCGTCATATCCGACGACGATGGTGGTGCCGCCTTTCTGCCCCTGATCACCGATCCAGAGAATATCGACAAGACTGCCCTGTTCCAGCCACTCAG CTCCAGCGAGCAGCTGGCGGTGGAGCACAGCATCCATGTGCACGCGCCCATTTTCGCGGTGGTAATGCGGTCGGCCAGTTCGCCCAAGGTGCTCGAGTGCCATGGTTTTATCTGCAAGAGCACAGAGGACGCTATCGTGATCGCCGCCACGCTCTACCAGAGTCTGATGGCCCACGTGAGCAGCAGTTCGCGGCGGAGCACCCAGCGGAGGGCACCGCGTCAGCAAAACGGAGTAAGCTGCATCAGCATCGCCAGCAGCTCGGCATTGGCCAGCTCGAACTACCTCTCACGGTCGCAGATTGTGCCCAGTGCCTCTGGACGTCGCAGCTCCTTCCGGGGCAGTGCCGGTGGAGCTCCATCCCGTTCCGGTCGGAAGAAGCGGGTGTCCAATAGCTCTTTAAGCTCACACAGTAATGTCATCAACGAAACGGCAGAGTTGGAAACATCGACGGAGGAGCGCAGGCGCAAATCCCACAAGTCTAAGCGGGCTCCTCCGGTTCCCTCCACCGTTCCTGGTTTGGGTAACCACAGaagcggcggaggaggaggaccaTCGCAAAGTGGCAGTATAGTGTGTGGCAATGGTCATGTGACCCGGCTGCATCAAAGCGCTCATCACGGCAAGAAGTCTTCGGTGGGTTCGGAACTATCTGCCACTGTCGACGTGGCACCAGCCAACGGGGACATCCTCACGCGTGTGGCCATTCCCAGATCCGGAAGCTTTCTCAACACCGGAGGACTGACGCGCTACAAGTCGCGGGCGGCGAGACGCCATTCGGGCAAACTCGGCggcggaggcggcggcggaggagg GTTTGGTCTGGTTGATTGGCATCGCTTGAATTGTGCTTCTAGTTCCCCACTTGGTTTCAGCGAACTGTTTAACGAATTTCGCCTGCACGAGAACCTGCACTCGCTGGACGACATCCTGTACGCCATCATCGACGCGGACGGCATGTCCTTCAACGATCTGAAGCCCATCTACAAGGAGTTCCTGCTGAAGCTAGCGGTCACACTGACCCAGGACGAGCTCTTCCAGCGCTCCAAGAATATCATGAGGCGgcagaagaaaaagaagcagaaGCGCAAGGCTAGTGTTAATGGATCACAG AAGAAGGCAAAGACGAGTTTTTTCGGCACAAAGAGTTTGAAGAAGGTGCTCCAACTGGGCCAATTTCGCTCGTGCCGCGTCAAGTTGGCCAAGCCGACGGTGAAGGAGTCCACGCTGGACAGCAAGGGCAAGCCCAGGATCAGTGAGCCCATCATCATCGGACCGCccatcaaccacagccacgcccagcagcagcaccagcggAATAGGGCGGCCACCAGCGGCTCCGATGTCTCCGTGGTGCGGAACGAACACACCCAAGGACTCAATCGAAACAGCAGCAGTGG ATACGTGTCCTGCTCGGAGTGCAGCTATGACTCCGAGTCCTGCGCCTGCGCCTCCGCCGATCGCTGCTACTGCAGCCTGCGCACGGAGCACCTGAACCACAAGCTGCGCCAGAAGAACGAACGTACCATGGCCCTGGCCTCACCCACGCGAAAGACCGCGAACGGAGCTGTCCTGCCAACCAATGCAGCTGGAACTGCAGCCAACAACCGGCACTCGTTGATCTCCTGCCGCTCGGACGACAAGTGCTACTGCTCCATGGTGGAGGAGGAGCCGGCCAGCTCGATGGAACGCGACTCGGCCAACAACTCGCACACGGAAACCACTACATCCTGTGACTCCGACAGCTGTGTGAGCGCCAGCAAGTGCTACTGCAAGCGAACCCATCGTCGCCAGCGATCCGCGGCGGCCGCAGCCATCAGCGAGGATTCCctgtcgcagcagcagcgcaaATCCCGCCCAAGCAACGCAGGAGCAGGAGGGGCACGCAAGGGAAAGTCTGCGGAGAAGTTGGGCCTGGACTATGAGCTCTTTAGCATCAGCGGAAGCGGTCAACCGGTGCAACCGCACGAGGCATTGAGCGTGAAGAAGAGCGTTGAGGCGGCAGCGGTCTTTGCGGACATGAAGCTCAGCCAGACGACGGACATTAAGAGCCTGTGCCCACCGAAGGGTCCGGGATCGAGGATTGGCAATGGTAGCTGCCGATCGTACGCCTCCTCCAGAAGGTCCTCGTACCGCACCCGCGAATCCTTCAGCACGGATCGTTTGGGCGGAGGTCTCCCACCGCCCATGCCTCTGGGCAAGGGCATGGGTTTGGCGGGCGGAGGAAGTGCCGACAATCTGCTCGCGAATCTAAAGGCCATTGAGGCCAAGGCCGCCTCCATACGCAGCAGCGCCAGCAGGAGCCGCATGGGCAGCTATCAGTCGATGCGCGCGGTCAGCGCCTCGTTAGAGGATTCGCTGGGTTACTTGCCATAG